The Hordeum vulgare subsp. vulgare chromosome 7H, MorexV3_pseudomolecules_assembly, whole genome shotgun sequence DNA window gtatggggtgtaccgctcatcgtactgcattacagacgatgccccatgagaccgtatcttcaagggcgtaagctcctgcaaacagataggagaagaagatatcaagtgcttattacattttcaaaaaattactcatctactaatcattttctacttaccattttcttctccgacatgaaataggcccggtgttcaacgtcataaacattattcaaaagccacaccatcctacaaatcacaaaaaaaatactcatattcaaaaaattactcatctactaatccactaatctacatatcctaactactcaaatcctaagaactcatatgaactactactactcatatactcatatactaactactaatatgaactactactactcatatactcatatactaactactaatactaactactaatactaactattaatactccctccgatctcggtgcattaggcatcttacgaaaatcaaataatcccaaaacactaAAGCACATTAGAGTAGTACTAGTTGCATGCATATTAATTAGACCACATCTATTAATTGAAGGACCAATGCATGCAATTTATGCGGCACACTTTTTGGATTTCAAGAGGTATTCTAATTAATAGCACGTTTTCAGTTGAGAAAGGAATGGTGTGACTGGCTTCCTCTGCAATTTAATTTTCTTCTCCTACCCAATCTATGCGTGCCTAGGTTGCAGTGCACCTCCTAAAATGCCTAATGCACCGAGACGCAGGGAGtactaactactaatatgaagtactactactcatatactcatatactaactactaatatacTAACTCCtaatactcatatactaactactaatatactaactactcaaatcctaagaactcatatcctaactagtcaaatcctaagaacatactcaaatcaatctactcaacaaaaacctatcccacttggatagaaggatggaaaacggaaggagatgggggaggagattaccttgggggatcaatccaaggaagaaatcactagatctgaaggagatgggggaggggattgGGATTCGAAgagagccagccgccgccgttgttgtttctgtttgaatgagggaggggaatggggagggggtggggagggggaggggggctggcccgtggccagttaagtcaatgtgtggcgcctaagcgttcggcgccacacattacaatgtgtgacgtccgaggcttaggcgtcacacggcctggggggtgggccctccctgccaggtggtcggggggtgtggcgccgaacggctaggcgtcacacagtgtagtgtggcgcctaggtgtcgggcgccacataaAAGGGTCAGCCGGGTGACATATTTTCCTCGATGGGCCACTCCGTGAGTTGTTTCCGAGGAataatttttgtcaattttgccctcTCACACGAGGACAATTCACTTGTCCATCTCCTGAACAGTTCATGTCATACGGGCATCCGAACTCCGGCACAGATATATCATCAAACACTACTACATGAATACTACCAGCATGCCATCAGTGATTACGGCCGCGCCTTGCTGTCAGGCACCGGCAGCTCcaccgacgacggcgacggcgcctGCTGCCTCTGCCGCGCGCGCCATCCTCGGCTGAACACCTCCTCGATCTCCTCCAGCGCCCTTCCCTGCGTCTCCGggcagaagaagtagaagaaggcggcggcgacCACCGCCAGCCCCGCGAAGAGGAAGAAGGCGCCGCCGATGGTGATCGCCTTGTACAGGGTGACGAAGGTCATGGACACGCCGGCGTTCATTATGCGGTTGATGGCCACGCCGACGCTGGCGCCCTGCGCGCGTAGCCGGAGAGGATACACCTCCGAGCTGTAGGCCCACGTGATGGGCCCCACGCCGATGGAGAAGGCGGCCACGAAGGTGAACACCGTGGCGATGGCCAGCGCCACCGCCCACGGCGCGCCGTGGTGCGGCGCCGACCGCTCGATCACGGTGAGGCCCAGGCCGAGGCATGCCATCGACGCGACGATGCCGGCGAGGCTGCACAGGTAGAGCGGCCGCCGGCCGACGCGGTCCACGAGCAGGATCGCCACCATGATGAACACCGTCTTGGTCACGCCCACGCCGATGGTGGCCGCCAGGATCTGGTTGCGGGTGGCGATGCCGGCTGCCTTGAAGATCCGCGGGCTGTACAGCACCACGGCCTCGATGCCCGTCAGATGCTGGAAGAAGTGGACGCCTAGGGCGGCGACGAGGATGCGACGGACGGCCGGCGTCGGGTGCAGGAAcatctccttcatcacgcccttgccGCCGCCGCGAGGCGCGGGCGCCGCGTCGCCATCGACGAACCCGGCGGCGCTCTTGATGTCCGCGAGCCGCACGTCGGCCTCCTCTTCCGTGTTGCAGACTTTCCGGAGGACGGCGAGCGCCTCCTCGACTCGGCCCTGCATGACGAGCCACCGGGGCGACTCCGGCATGGCCAGTACACCAACGGCGAGCACAGCACTGGGGA harbors:
- the LOC123413156 gene encoding probable polyol transporter 6, with translation MGEEEQRNNGGETKNTTNKYAVACSIIGSIISILMGYDSGVMSGAMLFIKEDLKTNDTQLQVLAGILNVCALVGSLTAGRVSDWVGRRLTISLAACIFLAGSALMGLAPNFATLLVGRCVAGVGVGYALMIAPVYAVEIASAEIRGSLTSLPEICISFGILIGYVANYFLAKLPLVYGWRTMLGLGALPSAVLAVGVLAMPESPRWLVMQGRVEEALAVLRKVCNTEEEADVRLADIKSAAGFVDGDAAPAPRGGGKGVMKEMFLHPTPAVRRILVAALGVHFFQHLTGIEAVVLYSPRIFKAAGIATRNQILAATIGVGVTKTVFIMVAILLVDRVGRRPLYLCSLAGIVASMACLGLGLTVIERSAPHHGAPWAVALAIATVFTFVAAFSIGVGPITWAYSSEVYPLRLRAQGASVGVAINRIMNAGVSMTFVTLYKAITIGGAFFLFAGLAVVAAAFFYFFCPETQGRALEEIEEVFSRGWRARQRQQAPSPSSVELPVPDSKARP